The DNA region TGTATCCAAGAGTGTCAGGTCTGCAGCGCCACAGGAGGCCGAGTGTTGACTCCTGTGGGTCGGTCTTATTTGCAGTCAGCCATAACTCACATCCTGCTGACCTGGCTTCGGGAGGTAGATGAGCGATAACCTCGGGCATGTTGCTGGACCACTGTCTCATATCAAAGCCTCCACTGGCAAGGAGAGCTCTCATCTTGTCAATGAGCTGTCTGGCTTGATCCTgagactgcagagactggagaCAATTGTCTACATAAAATGCTTGCAGCACAGATTGAACCACGTCTTCATTGCCCTCACTGTATTCTTGCACATGATGCTGCATAGCATAGGTTGCACAGCATGGGCTGCAGGAAGTCCCAAATGGCAAAACACGCCACTCATAAACATCTGGGCTGCgctctctctcaccatcacGCCACAGGAAGCGGAGGAGTGGCTGGTCTTCAGGGAGGACACGCACCTGATGAAACATGCCGCGGATATCTCCACTGATGGCTACGGCGTGTTCCCTGAACCTCAGTAGCACGCCAAGCAGTGGTGCACTCAAGGTAGGACCAGGAAGCAGGTTGTTATTAAGGCAGGCTTGTTGATAGTTGAATGAGCAGTTGAAGACAACTCTCGCTTTACCATTATGATAAACAAGATGGTGAGGGAGGAACCATGACTCCTTTGACTTGCTCACCTCATCAGCGTTGATCTTGACAGCATATCCAGCTTTCTCCAATTTGTGTATCTCCTCGTTGTACACAGCGGATTGTTCAGGGTTGGTAGCAAGGCGGCGCTCTGTTGCTCTGAGGAGAGCCATCACGGCCATGGGTGGAGCATGGAGAGTGGGTGCCTTTGGTTTACGCAACAATGGAGTGGCATAGCGGGACACACCATCAACTGTGACTCTGATGGTCTTCTGCTCAAGTTGTTCCATAGCTGCTTTATCCTCACAAGAGCAGGTCACCTCCTTACTGTTTCCGAATGGCAATGTGTCTAGCTTCCAAAGTCTTTCAACATTTTGACGTAGCTCTTCAGAAGGAGAGAGGAATGAAGAATGAAGACAGCTGTTCTCACCTGATGGATGCTGCAGGAAGGTGGCAGGTCCCTGCACAGCCCATCCCAGAGCCGTGCACACGGCTACAGGTCCACCGATCGGGCCAGACCGGACTGGGAATACTGGTGTTATCAGGTGAGGGTTGTCAGAACCGATGAGTAACATAGGCTTGGCTCTACTGTAGGAGTGCAATGGAATGTCTCTCAAGTGTTGGTAGCTTCGTTTCAGGGTTTCAGCTGCACATGATTGTTCAACCAGattcagctctgctgctgtgaaGGCATGTTGAATGTCATGTTTCATCCCTTTCTTCATCAGGGGTGACACTTTGAGTGAGACTGTAGCTCCCTTTAACTGCACCTTGTCCTGTCTAATTGTCCTCAGGGACAAGATTTCTTCCTTTCCCTTGAGACCGAGGTGATGCACAGCAGCAGGTAATATGATTGTTCTTTCAGATCCGTCATCCAGAACAGCGTAAGTACTGAGTGTTTTCTTCCCATTGTGCAGGCGTACTGGGACAACCTTCAGCATCACTTGACCTGAATGGCTAATTTGGTCCATGTAAATCATGCTGGGGGATGTGCTCACAGTCAGGACAGTCTCTGTTTGTGGCACATCATGGAGCACAGATAGGTGTTGTTCCCCACAAGTTGAACAGGGTTTCTTTAAAGTGCAGTTGTCAGGTGTGTGTCCTCTCCCACACCTCCAGcatcttttcttctcctttATCCAGTCAGCCTTAGCAGTGCTTGTGAGTTTAGCAAACTCACCACAGGCATTGAGGTAGTGTTCTTGGTTGTTACAGTAGGGGCAATAGGGCTTAAACCTGTCACGCTTCTTAGACTGTAGAGGGGTGCTTGATGCAGGAGCTGGATTAGGTTGCAGAGCCCCCTGGTGGTTACCTAGGAGAATAGTTGCAGACTTCACCTTTGGCTGCTTTGCTGATTTGCGCTCCTGGCTGTCAGCATGTGTGGGTTCTGGTGGACATGCACTTATTCGACGGGATACCTGCAGTATCTGGACTTTCCTCTCAAGCCACTCTGCCAGGTCTGGAAGAGTATATGTCCTGTCACTGCCACTCTGAATAATTCCCCTAGTGAAGCAGTATTCAGCGAAGGAATCTCTGTAGTTAGCAGGCAGCTTAGTGAGCAGTGTGTCAACGTGAGAACcacacagcagctctggagatgaGGGGCCTTGTGTTGTGCTTAACATGCCCACTAGTATTCCAACTGATGCTGCAAAATCCTCAATACCTTGATAGTCTCCGGCCTTCACTGGTGGAGCGTTCAGGATAGCATTGAGTTCTCCCTGCACAAGCTGTCTGGGCTGACCATATCTGTGCATGAGGGATTGCATGGCAGTAGTATATGGCGTTGCACTATTGATGAACCGCTTGGCTATTTGAAGTGCAGCAGGGAATCTGAGGTGGTCGAGGAGGACTTGGTACTTATAATCTTCGCTTAAATGTCTGTGGGGCCCAAGAATACTGTCCAGGCCCTTCTTAAGCAGCAGGAAGTCACCTTCCCTCCCTGAGCTAAAAACAGTCAGTTTGGGCTTGGGAAAGCCTAATGATGAAGCAATAACCATTTCTAAAACACCTGGTGCATTGGTGTTATCTGGTGGCCGCACAGGTGCAAAGGGCTGCTGAGGATAGTAGTGTTGGACAGGAGGAGCGGGATGTTGTACAGTAGGATAGGGATATGGTTGAGGAGGAGGCTGCCAATACCTGGATGCACTGTATGCTGGTCGTGATGGGGCAGATGCAGTCTGGATCGACCGCACAGGAACTGCAGAGACTGCAGGTGGCACCGGTGAGGTAGTGGGAGTTGGTCGTATCACATTGACTGGAGGCACAGGTTGTGCGGGCGGGGCCAATGCTACAGGGGTTACATGGTCAGTAGCTGCTGATGAAACAGAGGCTACAGAATCCACACGTCTCATCTGTGAAATGGGATCATCCGCCAGCTGTGCAGAAGAAGCTTGATCCACAGCCTCTGTCAGTATAGCGGAGGGTGCAGCGTGCATTGATGAGGCAGCAGCTGTGTCCTGATCTTGAGAGAGGGGCACTGTCGAAGCTGGAATGTGTGATGCAGGTGGATCCTGTGCCATCCGAGTGGGACGGGGACACATGTGGATTCTCTCTAGATGGGGAAGACTACCGTACTGAGACATATCTGCAGCATATTGATGTGAGCGATATGTGGGGTGAGTATAGCCACCCTGGTGGTGAGGAGTTAGTCTTACGTTATCCATTTCAGCCTCCAACTCTCTCATTAGGTGTCCCATAGTCTGCCAGCGTGCCTCTAGGCGCTGAAGTCTATCGTCAGGGCTCTCATAGGGCTGATATGTGGGCCCTGGATAGGAAAGGAGTCCTCCCATGTTGGGTGGTGCTACGTATGGAGATGTTGTCGGCGACACTGTCCTTGTTATGGTGGGATGAAGGGGTTGGAACGGATAGCTGAGCTCGTAGTCCTCCAGATGTCCGGGAATGCGTCGCACCCTGCTGGGACGGGGACTCCGTGGCGGCTGTCCATCTTAATATCCTCTACTTGTAGCCATAGCGCAGCTTGCGTACATCCGGCTCGAAGGACCACTTGTGAATTATATTTTGAATGCTGGCGTACACAGTCTGGCCTTAGTCTTCTGTGAGAAAAACTGCGGCTACTCCAGAGGTTTCTTCAACCCTTCTTTAATGATTTCACACAGCTTGGAACAGTGTACAGGGTATGTACGTTGTGGTTTCCTGAAGCATACAAATAGATAAACAATAATTATATTAGTATGGTACAGAAATAAAGTCATATCACTGTCAACTGAACAGACATGGGACACTACACAAAGAAAACTGGCCACACGGGGGCACCTCAGACCACATTGTTATAATGTAACACACAACAACTGCAAGAAACGTGAATATCGCCAGATGCAGAGTCCATCCGCGGTAGTAAACACTTAATCAAAACAGTATCATATGTTTAGGACACATATATAAACAAAGACGGACATATTAACCAGTCTGTGGCAATATATCTACCGTAAACAACTCCGTGTGTTAGAGTACTGATCATAACACATACATCAGAAAACAGCATAACAATAAACACCTACTGTAAACTTACTGTGCACTCATGCACAACGGACATACGGTGACGGCGGGGGTAGTTATGACGGTACTCCGCTGAATGCTGTCACAATTGCAGAGCAAGTGTGAGGCACTCCACAGGTGTTTCACCAGCTCAGCTGCCTTTGGGGCTGTTCTGTTGTCTTCGTGTTCCCTCGGGACTACTCGGGTCCTTCCGGTGACGTTCGGCTCCTCCCGGACACGGCAAAGCAGGGACGTTTGCACAACGCttatgaaaacatagttatgaatattagcCTACATACTATTCCTGCCAGAGGATGTCACTAACCCAtgcactgaacctttaaagggccagtgtgtaatatttggcatggtttattgtcaatctgaatctgaatattctacccattaatatgtttatacaagtgtatgatcgctataaaataaaattcgtttggttttcgtagccttataattatgcttttatatatatatatatatatagcaagggccttgctttagagagatcgccatcttgtgccgccatgtatgtacggcagaccaagtggacaatccagccagccagagaacgcgtttcgcgtgtataaatgaaccaacgaagacagcggaaggaaggaagaaggaggaggaaacagcagagagtgttagtagttcgttgatagagagtagtgaaaagtttttttagttataaagtttgcgaatggaccacacttaccacgcaacaggagagaatgaacccgaaccatcatctgcgaggaaaagaagacgtaacttcactccttgtgatgcactctctgcggcgcttttcctcctgatgatatatctccccaacaatggtagcaccgaatcccattctgtgcattcagcctctcttctcgcccgctcagcatcaaacacatggagttcctcatctgtatgctccggctcaaacaggtatggctctgggtctgtgtccactataagaaactcttcaaaatcgcgttcaaagtcgtccattgcagctactatagtccggagatattgctaggctaaataaacagctgagctctgtttaccggctacgctgtcagtcagtgtgcgggctggagattgagcagagaggggaggggggtccccactcagtatagtaaacgagtatgtgtgtaaagttatgaagtgtgtctgttacctagaagagtcagagtttgggacggagtggtgtgttaccggagtttttggagtgctcaaataaactggcctttttcccgaacgctcctctggtctcctgctcgtgagggattcattacaatatcgtaacatggtttagatttctaaataaacattcacctagtcgctagatagacctactcctgaaaaactcgtgtctacgcaaggctttttgtccctacgaggccaccgtcatttacccgacgggaggggtgagtgagtgagccctgcaatctagaatttggccactgatctcactgttttcaacccattttacacactggccctttaagtctTGTCTTTCATGCTATTTCATacctctactccactacattttagatGGAAAAATTGTACTTTTTAACTCTACTGCATTTAGCTGACAACTTTCCTTGCAAGTTACTTTGCAAATAAAGATTTTTGCACACATAACATATGAAgagtttataaaatatgaatatgaattaaACTACCTAAGAATATATAGGCCCATAAGCACAGCTGAAATCATTAGCCAATTGACTGACAGAACTGTTTTGattgtttcagttatttttcatgcaaaaaaaaaaaaaaatccagctcCTTAAGTGTGAGGATTTTTCTACAACTGCATGTTTCCCAATTAcacttacatacttttacttaagtagcattttcactgcaggacttttacttgtaactgagtatttttacactgtggtattgctactgTTACTCACACAAAAGATCTTAATACCACTTCCACCTCTGCCAACTTGTGTGGTAAGCTACTGACCACCCCAGCTCTTACTTGCTTGCTGGTCTGGTGGGtgtacaccgatcagccaaaacattaaaaccactgacaggtgacgtGAACAACATTCATCAtattgttacaatgcaatgttctgttgggaaactttgggttctgacattcatgtgggtgccacctgacacgctccacccacctgaacaccagtgcagaccagtTACTCCCCTTATGGCAATGACACTCCTAGCAGTGGCACCCCAGCaagacaatgcaccatgccacaccataaaaactgctcaggaacgTGACACAGAGCTCAAAGCGTCAACCTGTTCCCCAGTTTCCCTGGATCCCAATTTGATCAAACATCTATGGGACGTACTGTTACCCCACCTCATTACCCACAGGACTTAAAAGATCTGAAAGTAACATCCTGATGCCAGGCACCAAAGAACAtcc from Epinephelus fuscoguttatus linkage group LG3, E.fuscoguttatus.final_Chr_v1 includes:
- the LOC125883692 gene encoding uncharacterized protein LOC125883692, which gives rise to MGGLLSYPGPTYQPYESPDDRLQRLEARWQTMGHLMRELEAEMDNVRLTPHHQGGYTHPTYRSHQYAADMSQYGSLPHLERIHMCPRPTRMAQDPPASHIPASTVPLSQDQDTAAASSMHAAPSAILTEAVDQASSAQLADDPISQMRRVDSVASVSSAATDHVTPVALAPPAQPVPPVNVIRPTPTTSPVPPAVSAVPVRSIQTASAPSRPAYSASRYWQPPPQPYPYPTVQHPAPPVQHYYPQQPFAPVRPPDNTNAPGVLEMVIASSLGFPKPKLTVFSSGREGDFLLLKKGLDSILGPHRHLSEDYKYQVLLDHLRFPAALQIAKRFINSATPYTTAMQSLMHRYGQPRQLVQGELNAILNAPPVKAGDYQGIEDFAASVGILVGMLSTTQGPSSPELLCGSHVDTLLTKLPANYRDSFAEYCFTRGIIQSGSDRTYTLPDLAEWLERKVQILQVSRRISACPPEPTHADSQERKSAKQPKVKSATILLGNHQGALQPNPAPASSTPLQSKKRDRFKPYCPYCNNQEHYLNACGEFAKLTSTAKADWIKEKKRCWRCGRGHTPDNCTLKKPCSTCGEQHLSVLHDVPQTETVLTVSTSPSMIYMDQISHSGQVMLKVVPVRLHNGKKTLSTYAVLDDGSERTIILPAAVHHLGLKGKEEILSLRTIRQDKVQLKGATVSLKVSPLMKKGMKHDIQHAFTAAELNLVEQSCAAETLKRSYQHLRDIPLHSYSRAKPMLLIGSDNPHLITPVFPVRSGPIGGPVAVCTALGWAVQGPATFLQHPSGENSCLHSSFLSPSEELRQNVERLWKLDTLPFGNSKEVTCSCEDKAAMEQLEQKTIRVTVDGVSRYATPLLRKPKAPTLHAPPMAVMALLRATERRLATNPEQSAVYNEEIHKLEKAGYAVKINADEVSKSKESWFLPHHLVYHNGKARVVFNCSFNYQQACLNNNLLPGPTLSAPLLGVLLRFREHAVAISGDIRGMFHQVRVLPEDQPLLRFLWRDGERERSPDVYEWRVLPFGTSCSPCCATYAMQHHVQEYSEGNEDVVQSVLQAFYVDNCLQSLQSQDQARQLIDKMRALLASGGFDMRQWSSNMPEVIAHLPPEARSAGCELWLTANKTDPQESTLGLLWRCRPDTLGYKLRTIPVTEPTLRYVYRVLASQYDPLGYVIPYTRRAKVLVQALWRKERGWDEPIEDSLLPVWQAWESELPQLQHITMPRCYTTNVPTDTPVELHIFCDASEKAYGAVAYMRVEDSEGKVQVAFVMARSHVAPKKQLSIPRLELCAALSGAQIAKVLHTELTLLVKKTTLWTDATTVLHWIQSESQQYKVFVGTRIAEIQELVGADTWRYVPSEENPANDITRGKSLADLMKPNRWSCGPTFLHQPPAEWPTNLAVSSTPTPAEETRDTICCGNITVSSLPVPDVTQIKSWSELIDATFQSLHGAAAPPMTAADRVKTEVVILKRAQQKSFPAEFTALQAGKPLRSNSSLLSLSPVYDKDVELIRVGGRLRKAENLEEDTIHPIILAPNHHVTKLLIQDYDNRLLHAGPDRVFAEIRRTYWIIRGRQAVKKHQHSCAECCKWRSKPVIPQMADLPAARLRINQPPYWSTGVDCFGPYTIKIGRRREKRWGIVFKCLTTWCVHLDLLCSMDTDSFLLALRRFVARRGKPFEILCDRGTNFRGGDRELQEAFAALEPALKDQLAEQSIDFRFNPPLAPHFGGVWEREIKSVKASLQVALKDQVLPEEVLMTVLIEVEGILNSKPLGYATSDIADPDSITPNLLLMGRRDASLPQAVYHNSDLLGRRRWRHSQVLADHFWLQFTKNYLPNLQHRRKWHSSTVDLAPGQVVIIIDPQLPRALWPVGRVTKVIPSDDGRIRTAEVNLGAAHEQSLSTQSTIFHSSHLSCLLRLIPCKCPSLLSLTMRP